The bacterium genome includes the window GTTTCTAGATAAGAACTTGCGACCGGTTCGACCATGTATTCTGTGGAATGACCAGAGAACAGTAGAACAATGTCAAACAATAATCGAAAAAATCGGACTGGATAAACTCCGAGAACTCGTCGGAAATACCGCATTATCCGGATTCACTGCCCCGAAAATCCTTTGGTTACGTGATTGTGAGCCGGAGCATTATGCGCGAGTTAATAAACTCGTTCTTCCCAAAGATTATGTGCGATATAAACTGACCGGCGTTCTTGCTACGGAAGTTTCTGATGCTTCAGGCACAATTTTGTTTGATAATAAACAACGAACGTGGTCATCTGAAATGTTGCAAAGACTCGATATCAATCCAGATTGGTTTCCAAACTGTTATGAATCGGACTCGGTTTGCGGTGAAATAACCAAAAAAGTTGCATTAACAACTGGGTTAAAAGTAGGAACCCCGGTTATTGCCGGTGGTGCGGATAACACCTGCAGTGCTATCGGTAACGGGATTATTCTCGAAGGCAGGGTTCTGGCGAGTATCGGTACTTCCGGGGTGATTTTTTGTCATACCGATACCGTTAAGGTTGACCCGAAATTGAGAGTGCATAGTTTTTGCCATTCGGTGCGGTATAAGTGGTATTTAATGGGATGTATGTTATCAGCGGGATTCTCATTTCGTTGGTTTCGCGACCAACTCGGTGTTTTCGAAAAACAAATAGCGAAAAAACGGAAGGTTGACCCTTATGAAATCTTAACCGAAGCAGCAAGTCTAGTGCCGGTAGGTAGTAATGGTGTAATCTTTTTGCCATATTTAATGGGCGAACGAAGTCCGCACGGTGACCCCAATGCGAAATCAGTTTTTTTCGGAATTACCGCAAAAACGACTCGGGAAGATTTAATCCGTGCCGTACTCGAAGGAGTTACCTTTGGTATGCGAGATAGTCTGGAGATAATGCGTGAACTGCGACAACCGATACAACAGATTCGCGTTACTGGTGGCGGTGCTCAATCCGGATTATGGCGGCAGATTTGTGCGGATATATTTAATACACCAGTAGTAACCGTTAATACGACTGAAGGGGCGGCACTTGGTGCTGCAATACTCGCTGGAGTTGGTGCAGGAGTTTATCCGGATATTGCAACTGCCGTTGAACGAATCGTTACAGTAACCAGTGTAACTGACCCAATACTTGAAAATAGTAAAAGATATAACGAGTTCTATCAGATATTTAAAGGATTATATCCAGCGTTAAAACCAGCGTTCGACCAAATTTCTGCAATAATAACGGAAAAACTAAAGCACTAAAGCACTTCATATGTCTACTCAATACAACAGTAGCAGTTAACCATTTTCAATTTTCAGTCTATGCAGTTTAGATTTTGCTATCTTTTTGACATTTGGATTTAGATGTTTAGCATCGCGAGTGTATCTTGCTATCCATTGCTCGAATCTACTTCTCTATGTTACGATAATACACCATTATGGATAAACGAATTTTAATTCTTTCAGTGCCAAAAGGGTCTGGACATCAGCAGGCGGCGAATGCGCTAGAGAAATCATTTCGAAGTTATTATCCTGAAGTTGAGGTGGTCAACGCTAATTTTTTTGATTGTACTACTAATCCATTTGTAGAGCGGGTCGTCAACCGAACCTATTTAAGTATCTTAAAAACCACCCCGGAAATCTGGGATTACTTGTATGATAACGACCGATTAGCGGAATGGTCAAGTAAGTTTCGTGAATATATACATAAGAAGAATTCAGCGAAATTTAAAAATTTCCTAGTAGCCTATGCTCCGCATGCAGTGATTTGTACTCAAGCGTTTCCCTGCGGTGTCATTTCAACAATGAAACGTTCCGGAGAATTAAAAGTTCCATTGGTAGCAGTGATAACAGATTTTGAAGCGAATCACTACTGGCCTACTGAAGGAGTAGATTTATATACGGTAGCCGCTAAATTTACACAAGAGAAATTAATTGCCCGTGGTGTTCCAGAATCCCGAATTAAAATATTAGGAATCCCTGTGGATAAAGTATTTTCGATGCCATGTGACCGACAGCAGGTCCGCGAAAAACTCGGGGTTTCAGACCAGATGAATGTCGTATTGGTTATGGGCGGTAGTCTCGGATTTGGTCCTATCCCTGAGATAATTGAAAGTTTAATGCAATGTCAGACACCGTTTCAGATATTAGTGGTAACTGGATTGAATAAAAAGCTCGAACGAGAACTGCAAGGATTCACCGCATCATCGCGTCATCCATTATATATCTTTGGATTTATTGATAACGTTCACGAATTAATGAGTATCAGTGATTTAATTATAACGAAATCTGGCGGATTAACCAGTACAGAAGCATTGATTAAAAAGCTGCCAATGCTGATTGTTAAACCCATTCCCGGACAAGAGGAAAAGAATAGTCAATATTTGGTCAGCCAAGGGGTAGCTATTCGGACGGATGAAGTTAGTGAAGTGAGTCTGATTGTCGATAAGCTTTTTCGCGAGAAAACCGAACTGGAAGCGATGCGCAATCGAATGATTCAGAATTTTCCAATTGATAATCCGGCAAAACATATTGCTACAGAAATTATGCAATTAATCCGTATCAATCAAGAAGGGAGTTGGTAGCATTATGATTGATATCAAGGGTCTATTAACACAGACCGTTGACGCTGGAGCATCCGATTTGCATTTAGTCGTTGACGTTCCGCCGATGATTCGAGTTGACGGGCGCTTGATACCAGCGAGCAAAACGCCGTTGACTCGTGCTGAAACGCGCGCAGCTATCTACTCGTTACTGAATGATGAACAGAGGTCGAAATTTGAACGAGAATGGGAATTGGATTTTTCTGTTCAATTAGAGGGCGTCGGTCGATTCCGAGTCAATGTGCATAAAGAAAAAGGGAACGTAGAAGCGGCGTTTCGTGCGATTCCAACGAAAATATTAACGATTGAAGAACTCGGACTTCCGCCGGTAATTGCGTCATTTGCGCGCCGGCCGAATGGATTGGTATTGGTAACCGGACCTACTGGAATGGGAAAAACTACAACATTAGCTGCAATGTTAGATTTAATCAGTCGAGAACGGAATTGTCTTATCATCACCATTGAAGACCCAATTGAATATGTGCTCCAACATCATAAAGGGGTAGTGAAACAGCGGGAAATTGCTGCAGATACGCATTCATTTCCTATTGCATTACGGCATTGTTTACGGCAAGATCCGGATGTCATCTGTATAGGAGAAATGCGAGATTTAGAAACGATATCAACCGCATTAACCGCTGCGGAAACCGGGCATTTAGTTTTAGCGACATTGCATACTCCTGATGCAGCGCAAACGATAGACCGGATTATCGATGTTTTTCCACCATATCAGCAAGACCAAGTTCGCATCCAATTAGCTGGATGTCTGCAAGCGATAATTGCCCAGCAGTTAATCCCGAAAATTGGCGGCGGACGAGTTGTTGCCGTAGAAATCCTTGCGGCTACACCTGCGGTACGAAATGTTATCCGGACCCAAAAAACTGAACAGATAGCCACATTATTACAGACCAGCGGTGAATTTGGTATGCAATCGATGGATAAATCCTTGCAGAATTTATATGAACGCGGGTTGATAACCTACGATGAAGCTGTATCTCGTGCAAGTGACCCCCGAGGATTTGTTAAAACACTTACGGAAGGAACCCAAAAGCAACAACGATAGTCTCCAGCAAATAAATATATAATACAACACAGGAGATACGATAACATTTATGGAACAAAAATTTCAACGCGCAAAACGAACCGAAGCAATCCCGCCATATTTATTTTTTCGCATAGATCAATTAAAACGGGAAGCAATAGCTCGTGGAATTGATATTATCAATCTCGGGATCGGTGACCCGGATTTACCAACCCCAAAACATCTTATTGATAAACTTGCTGTGGCTGCCAATAACCCATTATATCATCAATACCCACCGTATGAAGGATTCCTAACATTTCGAGAAGCAGTAGCCCAATGGTATAAAACGCGATTTAACGTTGACCTTGACCCGAAAACAGAAGTGATAACATTAATCGGGTCGAAAGAAGGGATCGGACATATTCCATTAGCGTTTATCAATCCAGGGGAGAAAGTATTAATTCCAGACCCGGGGTATCCGGTTTATCTATCCGGGACGATTTTTGCTGGTGGAAAACCCCAGTTTTATGCTTTAAAAAAACGAAATGGATTTCTGCCGAATCTAAGTACATTAGAGAAAAAAGTTTGTCCCAAAACCAAATTGATGTTTCTCAATTATCCAAATAATCCAACCGGAGCAACGGTCACGGTATCGTTTTTTGAACAGGTCGTTGAATTCGCTAAGCGACATAATCTCATTATTTGTCACGATGCTGCATATACCGAAATCAGTTTTGATGGATATCAACCGCCGAGTTTTCTCCAAGCAAAAGGTGCGAAAGAAGTCGGAATCGAGTTCCATTCCTTATCAAAAACATTTAACATGACCGGTTGGCGAATTGGTTTTGCTGTGGGTAATCCCGAGATATTATCAGGTTTACTTTTTATTAAAAGTAATCTTGATTCCGGAGTATTTGGTGCGATTCAAGAAGTGGGAATAGCAGCGTTGACCGGAGATATGCGAAGTGTTCAAGAGATGCGAGAAATTTATCAACGGCGACGCGATGTTTTAGTTTCTGGGCTAGAATCCTGTGGGATAAAGGTCAATAAACCGTTAGCTGGATTCTATGTTTGGGTAGCTGTCCCCCAAGGATATACATCAATGGAATTTACAGAAAAACTCATTCAAGAAGCTGGTATCGTAACAACTCCAGGAATCGGATTTGGCCAGTATGGGGAAGGGTATATTCGGATGACGTTAACTACGGCAGAATCCCGTTTAGCAGAAGCAGTTGACCGTATTGCTAAAATCAAGATATAATATATCCATAAAATTTGATATCGCAAATCCGAAATCCGAAACCAATATAAATAGAATAAACACTAAGATAAAAGTGGCGGGATTAAGGATATGTTTATTATGATGAGACGTATTGCATATATTTCGTTAGGGTCTAACCTTGGTGACCGGAGCCAGAATATTCAACAGGCGATAGATTACCTCTATGCATGCCCGCAGGTTAAAATTTTAAAAATATCGTCTCTATATAAAACTGAACCATGGGGACCACATAAAGACCAGCCGGAATTCTTAAACGCAGTCATCAAATTGCAGACCGATTTAGGACCGGAAGCGTTACATCGATATTTGCAAGAAATAGAGTATAAACTCCATCGGAAACGGAACAAAAAAGGGGGACCGCGCACGATCGATTTAGATATCCTCTTTTTTGGTAAAATATTGATTGATGATGAAAATCTTAAGGTACCGCATCCGGAGATAGCCAACCGCGCTTTTGTTCTTATTCCATTAGCGGAAATAGCCCCGAAACTCTACCATCCAGTTCTGAAAAAAACTATCGCTACTTTACTATCCGAGTTAAAAGCACGGGCACGAACGGCGAGTAAAAAAGGTGAACCTTTTCATATGGAAAAGGTACAAAAGATTGGCAAGATTAAAGTGTAGATTACACATACCTTTCCGAATAACCAGATTGAAATTGATCCGTTTGGATTCAACATTATTTGACCGCCTGAATATTATTTCTGAACTATTATGATGACTGTCACAAAAATTATCCAAAAGAAACGCGATAAGAAAAAAATCGTTG containing:
- the xylB gene encoding xylulokinase; translation: MPYLIGIDVGTSGAKTVLFDTKGNVVTKSVIEYPLEQPHPGWSEQEPENWWKATVKSIRKVLQRSKINSAEVKGISLSGQMHGAVFLDKNLRPVRPCILWNDQRTVEQCQTIIEKIGLDKLRELVGNTALSGFTAPKILWLRDCEPEHYARVNKLVLPKDYVRYKLTGVLATEVSDASGTILFDNKQRTWSSEMLQRLDINPDWFPNCYESDSVCGEITKKVALTTGLKVGTPVIAGGADNTCSAIGNGIILEGRVLASIGTSGVIFCHTDTVKVDPKLRVHSFCHSVRYKWYLMGCMLSAGFSFRWFRDQLGVFEKQIAKKRKVDPYEILTEAASLVPVGSNGVIFLPYLMGERSPHGDPNAKSVFFGITAKTTREDLIRAVLEGVTFGMRDSLEIMRELRQPIQQIRVTGGGAQSGLWRQICADIFNTPVVTVNTTEGAALGAAILAGVGAGVYPDIATAVERIVTVTSVTDPILENSKRYNEFYQIFKGLYPALKPAFDQISAIITEKLKH
- a CDS encoding type IV pilus twitching motility protein PilT, whose translation is MIDIKGLLTQTVDAGASDLHLVVDVPPMIRVDGRLIPASKTPLTRAETRAAIYSLLNDEQRSKFEREWELDFSVQLEGVGRFRVNVHKEKGNVEAAFRAIPTKILTIEELGLPPVIASFARRPNGLVLVTGPTGMGKTTTLAAMLDLISRERNCLIITIEDPIEYVLQHHKGVVKQREIAADTHSFPIALRHCLRQDPDVICIGEMRDLETISTALTAAETGHLVLATLHTPDAAQTIDRIIDVFPPYQQDQVRIQLAGCLQAIIAQQLIPKIGGGRVVAVEILAATPAVRNVIRTQKTEQIATLLQTSGEFGMQSMDKSLQNLYERGLITYDEAVSRASDPRGFVKTLTEGTQKQQR
- a CDS encoding LL-diaminopimelate aminotransferase codes for the protein MEQKFQRAKRTEAIPPYLFFRIDQLKREAIARGIDIINLGIGDPDLPTPKHLIDKLAVAANNPLYHQYPPYEGFLTFREAVAQWYKTRFNVDLDPKTEVITLIGSKEGIGHIPLAFINPGEKVLIPDPGYPVYLSGTIFAGGKPQFYALKKRNGFLPNLSTLEKKVCPKTKLMFLNYPNNPTGATVTVSFFEQVVEFAKRHNLIICHDAAYTEISFDGYQPPSFLQAKGAKEVGIEFHSLSKTFNMTGWRIGFAVGNPEILSGLLFIKSNLDSGVFGAIQEVGIAALTGDMRSVQEMREIYQRRRDVLVSGLESCGIKVNKPLAGFYVWVAVPQGYTSMEFTEKLIQEAGIVTTPGIGFGQYGEGYIRMTLTTAESRLAEAVDRIAKIKI
- the folK gene encoding 2-amino-4-hydroxy-6-hydroxymethyldihydropteridine diphosphokinase; the protein is MMRRIAYISLGSNLGDRSQNIQQAIDYLYACPQVKILKISSLYKTEPWGPHKDQPEFLNAVIKLQTDLGPEALHRYLQEIEYKLHRKRNKKGGPRTIDLDILFFGKILIDDENLKVPHPEIANRAFVLIPLAEIAPKLYHPVLKKTIATLLSELKARARTASKKGEPFHMEKVQKIGKIKV